A DNA window from Branchiostoma lanceolatum isolate klBraLanc5 chromosome 17, klBraLanc5.hap2, whole genome shotgun sequence contains the following coding sequences:
- the LOC136423530 gene encoding uncharacterized protein encodes MVDHFGQTGVCWSASQNSVPLCETSSDGPFPSIIVSCRQSNSRGRRDLKDVSWAISRESAESVIHLTSQTNSRDRRGLKEVDSFISSENTESVIHLTSQTNSRERPDLKDVSLFNSRDNTESVVHFTSDNLSNQARSNIGGLSLKNSKPVKDSVENIVIINPAENSQQSRRMTREIGGIDISLKMKINMGAGDVSSVQHAEERLQNVIDDVRGRVSSGDVVVRVNDVTYTADSDSFSSTEVTVDCPPDTKKQGNLCVDTSESASGLSKTAMIGIGAGIAASLAILCAIAVGLWRQRKHVLQRPRRQQSDLMTIHNPAFEDPIYDVIQDDKPTAPPVGRIPLDARKGACAGNEYFEKPGPLQNDGGYEVPSTSGIRNAPPTTFMMNNSQGQEGVDHDYSYPAKRNAPPTTFMMNSSQGQGRVQEENVDNDYSYPAKESGPYQDLAGSFQRHHEYQSLAGVGQRPRYPGNDERANQQRQPNIVPMAAYKNNNKNQAGTFNRGP; translated from the exons ATGGTGGACCACTTCGGCCAAACGGGCGTCTGTTGGTCCGCCAGCCAAAACTCTGTACCCCTCTGCGAGACAAGTAGCGACGGGCCCTTCCCAAGCATCATAGTCTCGTGTCGTCAGAGCAACTCTCGCGGGCGACGAGATTTGAAAGACGTGAGCTGGGCCATTTCTCGCGAGAGCGCTGAATCTGTCATACATCTGACGTCTCAGACCAACTCTCGCGATAGGCGAGGCTTAAAAGAAGTGGACTCGTTCATTTCTTCCGAAAACACTGAATCTGTCATACATCTGACGTCTCAGACCAACTCTCGCGAGAGGCCAGATTTGAAAGACGTGAGCTTGTTCAATTCTCGCGATAACACTGAATCTGTCGTACATTTTACGTCAGATAATTTGTCCAATCAGGCTCGTAGCAACATTGGAGGTCTATCTCTCAAAAACTCTAAACCAGTCAAAGACTCGGTTGAGAATATCGTTATCATAAACCCAGCAGAAAATTCGCAGCAAAGTCGGCGAATGACACGGGAGATTGGTGGTATAGACATTTCGCTGAAGATGAAGATCAACATGGGTGCAGGGGATGTCAGCAGTGTTCAACATGCCGAAGAACGACTACAAAACGTcattgatgacgtcagaggAAGAGTGTCTTCAGGTGACGTAGTCGTTCGTGTCAATGACGTCACCTACACGGCTGACTCCGACTCGTTCTCGTCTACAGAGGTGACGGTAGACTGTCCACCAGACACCAAGAAGCAAGGAAACCTTTGCG TTGACACATCAGAGTCAGCAAGTGGTCTGTCTAAAACCGCCATGATTGGCATTGGAGCTGGTATTGCAGCCAGTCTAGCCATCCTCTGTGCGATTGCTGTGGGGCTCTGGCGTCAAAGGAAGCATGTACTTCAGAGACCGAGACGTCAACAATCAGATCTCATGACCATCCACAACCCTGCCTTCGAAGACCCAATTTATGACG TGATACAGGATGACAAGCCAACGGCGCCACCTGTTGGACGAATCCCCCTCGATGCGCGGAAGGGCGCATGCGCAGGAAACGAGTACTTCGAAAAACCAGGACCACTACAAAACGACGGCGGCTACGAGGTCCCCTCAACGTCAGGAATAAGAAACGCGCCACCTACCACATTCATGATGAACAACAGTCAAGGACAGGAGGGTGTCGACCACGACTACAGCTATCCAGCCAAGAGAAACGCGCCACCTACCACCTTCATGATGAACAGCAGCCAGGGACAGGGTCGTGTACAGGAGGAGAATGTCGACAATGATTACAGCTATCCAGCCAAGGAAAGCGGACCGTACCAGGATCTAGCTGGCTCCTTCCAGCGCCATCACGAATACCAGAGCCTGGCCGGGGTTGGTCAAAGGCCGCGATATCCTGGGAACGACGAGCGAGCCAATCAGCAGCGTCAGCCCAACATCGTCCCCATGGcagcatacaaaaacaacaacaaaaaccaggCAGGGACTTTTAACAGGGGACCCTAA
- the LOC136423327 gene encoding low-density lipoprotein receptor-related protein 6-like, whose translation MYWADAGLKAIHKVDFLNEASIATILKGTSPAVQGLAADWLNQNLYYTDAYYNWIGLFNTNSSHRHVVVQTGLDRPQGIAVHPSRGQIFWSDWGREPKIERATLSGQDRTVLVNNNIQRPHGMAIDYVRNRLYWADSELDIIGSLDLDGGTQSVYHYSPGTKYYDIAFDGMGILATEQLGHKLHVIVEGDDVIEAQLSAEPHGVGFYHESRQQWEESKYTREISSFTIPTDCQMSNGGCQHTCVGDPTGHRCLCLLGYSLGDDNHTCVEDIGLPSVALLFSSDTGAYWLPHDLADIPQDVLSSVSLGTLLSGMRILAMDINYAGKMLFYTRQGVDGTQEIYRRSLLNDPNDVSRLIYTGGGNIEGIAVDWVASNIYWTDRSHGNIQVSRLDGSFRKAIVSGLDQPLGVAVHPREGLLIWTETGAAPRVARATLAGTETRTLLVFGLSVAQPKGLAIDFLEDRIYWVDGYHGTVQSCDIDGQNLVSYPPIANADLSGITIYKDYVIMTDSDNQRLIFGLRQHDGQFVVHRIVSGLGTRLHNVRMYDGHEQLSLPGPCDEDNGGCGDLCLPVPSGKVCACGEGRIMQLDGYNCGLNVPVTATPQAPVVTTTTTRQPSTTASTTQQPSTITSTTRRPSTTTSTTRQPSTTTSTPRQPSTTASTTRQPSTAASTTRQPSTTTSTTPQPSTAASTTRQPSTAASTARRPSTIASTTRQPSTIASTTRRPSTADSTTRQPSTATSTTLRPSTTTSTTRRPSTTASTTRKPSTTTSTTRLQTTSTSTTTLQPSTATATSPPTFGNTCPDGQSLNFDLSSDSIDGRVFIDLTLTATDSEGTPIHVDGSVSLPGYVNYDPRTQHWEFRAVDKWGRTTTCSFDVTILDTHPPTILDCPGNITMVMATDGVTVTWDAPRAVDNSGRDVTLTASKDPGSRFYFSDPEHVVTYTARDIAGNTATCDFWIILKSASSTCLEEDLPIVSNGAFGTCAVSDGVKMCPVACNTGLSPSSQRIRCQPDGQWEGGVYVCNRK comes from the exons ATGTACTGGGCTGACGCTGGTCTGAAAGCTATCCACAAG GTCGACTTCCTGAACGAAGCATCAATAGCAACAATCCTAAAGGGGACGTCGCCAGCAGTCCAAGGCCTGGCTGCTGATTGGCTGAACCAGAACCTGTACTACACCGACGCTTACTACAACTGGATCGGGTTGTTCAACACCAACTCCTCCCATCGTCACGTGGTCGTGCAAACGGGCTTGGATAGGCCACAAGGCATCGCTGTTCACCCAAGTAGAGG GCAGATATTTTGGAGTGATTGGGGACGAGAACCGAAGATCGAACGAGCGACGCTGTCCGGCCAGGACAGGACAGTACTGgtcaacaacaacatacaacgTCCTCATGGAATGGCGATCGACtatgtcagaaacag GCTTTACTGGGCAGACAGCGAGCTTGACATCATCGGTTCCCTGGACCTGGATGGTGGAACCCAGAGTGTTTACCACTATTCTCCGGGCACCAAATACTACGACATCGCTTTTGATGGG ATGGGCATTTTGGCTACAGAACAGCTCGGACATAAGCTGCATGTGATTGTTGAGGGGGATGACGTCATCGAGGCACAGCTCTCTGCTGAGCCTCACGGTGTCGGGTTCTACCACGAGAGCAGGCAACAGTGGGAAGAAAGTAAATATACACGGGAAATAAGCTCGTTCACCATTCCGA CCGATTGCCAGATGAGCAATGGCGGCTGTCAGCACACCTGTGTAGGAGACCCGACTGGGCACAGGTGTCTGTGTCTTCTGGGGTATTCTTTGGGAGACGACAATCACACCTGTGTTGAAG ATATTGGTCTACCGTCAGTGGCTCTCCTGTTCTCCAGTGATACGGGAGCTTACTGGCTGCCACATGACCTAGCTGACATACCACAGGACGTTTTAAGTTCTGTGTCACTCGGAACTCTGCTTTCCGGCATGCGAATCTTGGCCATGGACATCAACTACGCAG GAAAGATGTTATTCTACACAAGACAGGGGGTTGATGGTACTCAGGAGATCTACAG GCGATCCTTACTCAATGATCCAAATGATGTATCGCGTCTCATATACACAGGTGGTGGAAATATTGAAG GGATTGCTGTTGATTGGGTCGCATCTAACATCTACTGGACAGACCGGTCGCACGGAAACATACAAGTGTCCAGGCTGGACGGCAGTTTTAGGAAGGCCATTGTGTCAGGACTGGATCAACCGCTGGGTGTCGCTGTACATCCACGCGAAGG gTTGCTTATCTGGACTGAGACTGGAGCGGCTCCTAGAGTTGCGCGGGCAACACTGGCCGGTACCGAGACCAGAACCCTGCTGGTTTTTGGCCTCAGCGTTGCTCAGCCTAAGGGATTGGCTATTGACTTCTTGGAAGACAG GATTTACTGGGTGGATGGCTATCATGGAACAGTCCAATCATGTGACATAGATGGCCAAAATTTAGTCTCGTATCCGCCTATTGCCAACGCGGACCTTTCCGGAATAACCATCTACAAG gattacgtcataatgacggaTAGTGATAACCAGCGTCTGATCTTTGGACTACGTCAGCATGACGGACAGTTCGTCGTTCACAGGATAGTCTCCGGACTGGGAACGAGACTGCACAACGTCCGGATGTACGACGGCCACGAACAGCTGTCTCTTCCGG GTCCGTGTGATGAAGACAATGGAGGGTGTGGGGATCTTTGCCTACCGGTCCCAAGTGGTAAGGTCTGTGCCTGTGGGGAAGGACGAATTATGCAACTGGATGGATATAACTGCGGACTAAATGTACCAGTAACAGCGACGCCACAAGCACCAGTCGTAACCACCACTACTACACGACAACCTTCTACAACCGCCTCTACTACGCAACAACCCTCTACTATCACCTCTACAACGCGAAGGCCCTCTACCACCACCTCTACTACGCGACAACCCTCTACCACCACCTCTACTCCGCGACAACCCTCTACCACCGCCTCTACTACGCGACAGCCCTCTACCGCCGCCTCTACTACGCGACAACCCTCTACCACCACCTCTACTACGCCGCAACCCTCTACTGCCGCCTCTACTACGCGACAACCCTCTACTGCAGCCTCTACTGCGCGACGACCCTCTACCATCGCTTCTACTACGCGACAACCCTCTACCATCGCTTCTACTACACGAAGGCCCTCTACCGCCGACTCTACTACGCGACAACCCTCCACGGCCACCTCTACTACGCTACGGCCCTCTACCACCACCTCTACTACGCGTCGACCCTCTACCACCGCCTCTACTACGCGAAAACCATCCACCACCACCTCTACTACACGACTTCAAACCACTTCTACCAGTACTACGACGCTACAACCAAGCACAGCCACAGCAACCAGTCCGCCGACATTCGGAAACACGTGCCCAGATGGTCAATCTTTAAACTTTGACCTATCGTCCGACAGTATCGATGGACGGGTCTTCATCGATCTGACACTTACTGCGACCGACAGTGAAGGGACTCCGATCCATGTAGATGGAAGTGTGAGTCTACCAGGCTATGTGAACTATGACCCAAGAACACAACACTGGGAGTTTCGTGCTGTGGACAAATGGGGTAGAACAACGACTTGCTCCTTCGACGTCACCATATTAG ATACCCATCCACCAACCATCCTCGACTGCCCAGGCAACATCACCATGGTTATGGCTACCGATGGAGTCACAGTCACGTGGGATGCACCCAGAGCTGTCGACAACTCCGGTCGTGACGTCACCCTGACCGCCAGCAAAGACCCCGGATCTAGATTTTACTTCTCCGACCCAGAACACGTAGTGACGTACACGGCAAGGGACATCGCGGGAAACACAGCAACGTGTGATTTCTGGATAATACTGAAAA GTGCTTCTTCGACCTGCCTTGAGGAAGATTTACCGATCGTCTCTAACGGCGCCTTCGGTACATGTGCTGTCTCAGACGGCGTGAAAATGTGCCCTGTCGCCTGCAACACCGGGTTGAGCCCGTCTTCACAGAGGATCCGGTGCCAGCCGGATGGACAGTGGGAGGGTGGCGTTTATGTTTGTAACA gAAAATAG